The Chryseobacterium sp. LJ668 genome segment CATTGGTGAAAGCATCAAAAATCAGGATTTTACTGATAATATTCTTTCACAAAAGATAAAAGAAAAGTGGAATATTAAATTATTCTCAACGTACGCTTCCACAGAAATGAGCACCGCGTTTACAGAATGTGAATTTCAAATCGGGGGACATCAACATCCGGAATTGATTATCACAGAAATTCTTGATGAAAATGAGAAGCCTGTAAAAGAAGGTGAAAGTGGAGAGTTGACCATCACAACTTTAGGTGTTGAAGCACTTCCTTTGTTAAGATTTAAAACGGGAGATTTAGTTAAAGCGCATTACGAACCTTGTCATTGCGGCAGAAATACAATGAGATTAGGTGCTGTAGTTGGGCGGAAACAGCAAATGATCAAATATAAAGGAACGACTTTATATCCACCAGCAATGAATGATATTCTGAATGATTTTGACGGGATTTTATGTTACCAGATTGTGATTCAGTCAAATGAAATTGGTTTGGACGAAATTATCATTAAACTGAGTGCAGAAAGAGAAGATGAAAGTTTTGAAAATGAAGTAAGAGATCATTTCAGGGCAAAATTAAGGGTAAGCCCGAAAATCGAGCTGATAGATTTTGAAATTTTATCGAAAACAGTTTTTAATCCAAACAGCAGAAAACCAATCAACTTTATTGATTTAAGATAGTTTAATCAAATGAAAAGGAAATATTATGTTTTAATTAAAATAAAATTTGTGCAGTAATATTATCTTTGCTGACATAACAATTAAACTATGAAAAAACTGTTATTAATGCTTTTCGTAAGCATGTGCATGATCGCTTATTCACAAAAAATAACACTTGTATCCGGAGATTTTTCTGTTCTTAAAGATCAAACCGAAGTGAACGTAGAATTGGTTTTTGATAATGTCTTGTTTCAGGCAGAAAATTTGAGCGAGACTAAATATCTTGAAAATCGCAAAAATGAGATCTTAGCAAATCCAAAGAATAGTAAAGATGATTGGGTAAAATGGAATGATGAATGGACAGCTTTTAAAGAAACTAAGTACATAGAAAAATTTTTAAAAGGAATAAATCATAAATCTAAAAAAATTGTTTTTAAAAATAATATTCAGTCCAAATATACTCTTGTAGTAAAAACACGTTGGATTTATGCAGGTTGGTCAGGAGGATTCGTGATGCAGCCCGCAAAACTTACAAGCGAAATTAAATTAGTAGAAACAGACAATCATTCAAAAATTTTATTTAACGTAGATTCGCCTATGATAGAAGGTGTTGGAATCAGAGAAAATCCTAATAAAGAATACATAATGGAATATGGAAGGATTTCTGTTGCTTATGAAAAAACAGGTAGACTCTTGTGGAAAGATATTGCAAAGCAAAATAAATAGTAAATTTCTTAGTACAAAATTTCTAGAGATTTTAACAAAAAATAACCTCTTAATAAACATAAAAACGGTCTGGAAATTTTCAGACCGTTTTTTTATGATTGTACTTTTTCAGTTTTTATAAACTCTGCAAGATTCTTTATCGCTGTATCGTGTATTCTTACAAATGTATTTTTTTTGTCCCAGACATAACCTGCTAAAACTGCGCAGATTTTTCTCTTCACATCAGGATTTTCCGGTTGGTGGAAAAATAATTCCTGTAGATTTCCGGTGTACCATTCTTTCACATAGGTTGTAAAAACGTTGACTCCGTATAAAATATAATCAGCAAATTCTGTCTGCCAATCGACTTTCTCGCCGTTTAACTGTCTTATCGCCAATTTTGCTGCGGTCATTCCGCCTTCTGTTGCGAATGCCATTCCAGATGAAAAAACGGGATCGAGAAATTCTGAGGCATTTCCCGTCAAGGCAAATCCATCACCGAATAATTTTTTCACTGAACAGGAATAATCTTTCAAATGTTTTGGTTCAAATAAAAATTCTACACCGCCAAAACGTTTTACATAATAATCAGAAAGAGAAATTGCTTTTCTTAATGCTTCTGCTGTATCTCCGTTTTCAGATAATTGATCAATATATTCAGTAGGACCCACAATTCCCACACTTGTATTTCCATTGGAAAAAGGAATTACCCAAAGCCAAACCTCGGTTTCAATAATATCAAAAGAGATCAAAGTTCCTTCTGTTCCTTCTTCTCTGTTGACGTCTTCAACATGAGCAAAAATTGCAGAATGCGGAGAAAGTTTTGAAGGTTTTTCTAAATCTAAAAGTCTTGGCAAAACTCTTCCGTAACCACTAGAATCGATGACAAATTTTGCGTGGATTTCTTTTGTTTCGCCTTCTTTATTTTTTACGGTGGTAATAGAATCAGTTCCGTTAAATTCAATTCCGATGACTTCAGTTTCAAACTCAAGATCAACTCCTTTATTGATGACCTCATTGGCTAAAGCCTGATCAAAATCAGCTCTGGGAACCTGCCACGTCCAATCCCAGCCATCACCGAATTTGTCACTAAAATCAAAAAGACAAACTTCATCACCTCTTAAAAAACGGGCACCCAATTTTTTCTCGAAACCTATTTTGTCTAAAGCCGGAAACAATCCTGCTTCTTCAAAATGGTCCATCACGCGCGGAATAAGGCTCTCGCCAACAACCAATCGCGGGAATTTAGTTTTTTCAACAACTTTTACATTGATATTATTCTTCTTTAGATAAGAAGAAGATACGCATCCGGAGGGCCCGGCCCCGATTACAAGTACATCAACAAATTCTTTGCTCATCTTTGGTTTTTATTTTAAGAATAACTTATATCTTTGCCGCAAAATTAGTGACAATAAATCATATTTTTACAAAATTATATATTATTACTTTTAATTGATGAAAATAATTAACTTTTTAGAACTGAAAGATTTTCAGAGAATCATTATAGAAAATGAAAATATAGAACTGGATGAGGTGCTGCTCAATCGTGTGAACGAAAGTTTTCAGTTTTTGAAAGAATTTTCAAAGAATAAAGTAATTTATGGTGTCAATACAGGTTTCGGTCCGATGGCACAATTTAAAATCAGTGACGAAGATACCCATCAATTACAGTATAATTTAATCAGGAGCCACTCTTCCGGTATCGGAAACCCACTTCCGGCAGACGAAGTGAAAGCCTGTATGCTGGCAAGATTAAATACATTATCTCTTGGAAATTCTGGCGTTCATGAGTCTGTTGTTTTTTTACTTAAACAATTGATAAACAAAGATATTATACCGCTGATATTCGAGCACGGCGGAGTAGGAGCTAGCGGTGATCTGGTGCAATTAGCACATCTTGCTTTGGTTTTAATAGGTGAAGGTGAGGTTTTCTATAAAGGGGAAAGAAAATCAACCAAAGAAGTTTTCGAAACTGAAGGTTTAGAACCAATTAAAGTAGAAATCCGTGAAGGTCTTGCTTTGATGAACGGTACTTCTGTCATGTCAGGAATTGGTATTGTTAATGCTTACAAAGCCAACCAATTAACTGAAATTTCAATTAAATTATCTTGTGCGATTAATGAGATTGTTCAGGCGTACGACGATCATTTATCGGAAGCTTTGAATGGAACAAAACTGCATTTAGGGCAGCGGAAAATCGCTGAAAAAATGCGTAATCATTTATCTGACAGTAAATTAATAAGAAAAAGAGCCGACCATCTATATACTCATTTCGAAGAGCAGGAAAAGGTTTTTAAAGAAAAAGTTCAGGAATACTATTCTTTGCGATGTGTTCCTCAGATCCTGGGACCCGTTTTAGATACTCTGGAATACACGGAGAAAGTTCTTGAAAACGAGATCAATTCCGCAAACGATAATCCGATTATAGATGTTGAAAATCAGCATGTATATCATGGCGGAAACTTCCATGGTGATTATATTTCATTGGAAATGGACAAGCTGAAAATTGTCGTGACAAAATTGACTATGCTGGCTGAAAGACAATTAAATTATCTGTTAAATTCAAAAATCAATGAAATCTTACCTCCGTTTGTTAATTTAGGTAGATTAGGTTTCAATTTCGGGATGCAGGGCGTTCAGTTCACGGCAACATCAACGACAGCAGAAAGTCAGATGTTATCAAATTCTATGTATGTTCATAGTATTCCTAATAATAATGATAATCAAGATATTGTAAGCATGGGAACTAATGCTGCTGTGATTTGCAGAAAGGTGATAGAAAATGCTTTTGAAGTGTTGGCAATTGAAGCCATCACTATTGTTCAGGCAATTGATTATCTTGATTTTAAGGACCAAGTATCATCTTCTACCAGAGAATTGTACGATGAGATTAGAAAAATTATTCCTACTTTTTCAAATGATATGGTAATGTATCCATATTTAGAAGAAGTGAAGAAATATTTAAAGACCATGTAATTATTTGTCAAATAAAAAACTACTACTAAACAATATTAACATCTACACATGAAATGTGCAATCATAACAGGCGGCTCCCGAGGTATTGGAAGAGCCATCTGTATCAAACTGGCTGAAGAAAAAAGTTATCATATTTTAATCAACTATACTTCTAATGAAGCTGCAGCAAAAGAAACCTTAGCCAAAGTTGAAGAATTGGGTTCTACAGGAGAAATACTTAAATTCGATGTAGGAAATGCCGAAGAAACCAAAGGAGTCTTAAATATATGGCAGGAAAATAATCCGAAATCTGTTGTTGAAGTGATTGTAAACAATGCCGGAATCACCAGGGACGGATTATTCATGTGGATGCCAAGTGAAGATTGGAACTCAGTGATCAACACCAGTTTAAACGGTTTTTATAATGTGACCAATTTCTTTATTCAGAAGTTGTTGAGAAACAAATACGGAAGAATTATCAATATGGTTTCAGTTTCCGGAGTGAAAGGAACCGCCGGGCAAACTAATTATTCAGCTGCAAAAGGCGCTTTGGTTGGAGTTACAAAAGCCCTTGCTCAGGAAGTTGCCAAAAGAAATATCACGGTAAACGCTGTTGCTCCAGGTTTCATTAAAACCGATATGACGCAGGATTTTAATGAAGACGAACTGAAAGCTATGATCCCTGCAAACCGATTTGGCGAAGCTGAAGAAGTAGCAGACTTGGTCGCATTTTTAGCATCAAAAAAATCTTCGTACATCACAGGAGAAATTATTAATATTAACGGAGGAATTTATTCATAAATCAGGTGGCGGATAAAAGGAAACAATTGTTGCAACTTAATGTCTAAAACCTACAACCTAAGTTTAAATGGAAAATAGGGTAGTTATAACCGGAATGGGAATTTATTCTTGCATCGGAACTTCTTTGGAAGAAGTGAAAGAATCCCTGTATCAAGGTAAATCCGGAATTGTTTTAATTGATGAAAGAAAAGAATTTGGTTTCAGATCTGGTCTCAGCGGAGTTGTCCCAAAGCCGGATTTAAAAAATCTTCTTAACAGACGCCAGCGTGTGAGCATGGGCGAAGAAAGCGAGTATGCCTACATTGCAACGTTTGATGCTTTAAAGCAAGCTAATATTGACCAAGATTTTTTAGACAATAACGAAGTCGGAATATTATACGGAAACGACAGCGTCTCTAAGGCAGTTGTAGAATCTATCGACATCGCAAGAGAGAAAAAAGACACTTCTTTAATGGGTTCTGGTGCGATTTTCAAATCGATGAACTCTACGGTCACCATGAATCTTTCTACCATCTTCAAATTAAGAGGAATCAATTTGACAGTCAGTGCGGCCTGTGCAAGTGGTTCTCATTCCTTGGGATTGGCTTATATGATGATCAAAAATGGTTTTCAGGATATCATTGTTTGTGGTGGTGCCCAGGAAACCAATAAATACTCGATGGCAAGCTTCGATGGTTTGGGTGTATTTTCAGTAAGAGAAAATGAGCCCACAAAAGCTTCCAGACCTTTCGATTCTGACCGGGATGGCCTAATTCCCAGTGGCGGAGCGGCCTCTTTAATTGTCGAAAGCTTAGAATCGGCGCATAAAAGGGGTGCAGCTATTTTAGGAGAAATTGTTGGTTATGGTTTTTCTTCCAATGGTGGCCATATTTCTACCCCGAATATAGACGGTCCTGCTTTGGCAATGAATCGGGCTTTGAAACAGTCAGGTCTGGAGGTAAAAGATATTGATTATATCAATGCTCATGCGACTTCCACACCTATTGGTGATGCCAATGAAGCAAAAGCAATTCACGAGATTTTCGGGAATGAAGTGCCTGTAAGCTCTACAAAATCGATGACCGGGCACGAATGCTGGATGGCAGGAGCAAGCGAAGTGATTTATTCAATACTGATGATGCAGAATGATTTTATTGCGCCAAATATCAATTTAGAAAACCCCGATGAAGAAGCCAAAAAGATTAATTTAATCTCTGAAACTAAAAATCAAAAAATTGACGTATTTTTGTCGAATTCTTTCGGATTTGGGGGAACCAACTCCGCATTAATTGTTAAAAAATTTGATTAAACAAATGGAAAGAGAGAAAATTATTACAATTGCTAATGATTTTTTGATCAACGAATTTGAGGTTGATGAAGATGAAATCAGCAGCGATGCAAATTTCAAAAAAACTGTGGGCTTAGACAGCTTAGATTATATAGATATGGTAGTGGTCATTGAGTCTAATTTTGGAGTGAAATTAGGTGAGGCAGATTTTAAAAACATCGTCACTTTCAACGATTTCTACTCGGTAATAGAAAATAAAATCATTGAGAAAAGCGCTTAATATCAATTAAATATTTACTCCTCAGTAATGTAACAATGTATCAATCTAGCAGTTTACCAATGTTTAAAATATTGTTGCACTGATTCATTGTTAATTTAAAATTATGAATAAGTGGAAAGGAAAATCTAAAGGTACCATCTTAGGATACAGAATTTTTGTATGGTGCATTAGAAATATCGGAATCAGGAGTTCATATTTTGTACTCTACTTCGTAGCAGCATACTATTCTTTCTTCGAAAAAAAAAGCAATCAGTATATTTCTTATTATTTTCAAAAGAGACTAAACTACGGGTATTTTAATTCAAAAATTTCAATTTTCAAAAGCTACTTTACCTTCGGGAAAATTCTCATTGATAAAACGGCAATTTCTGTTGGGTTAAGAAACCGGTTTACTTATGAATTTGACGGAGTAGAGAATCTTAAAAATCTTCTTACCGAAAAAAAAGGCGGTATTCTAATCAGCGCCCATATCGGGAATTTCGAAATTGCAGAATACTTTTTTGCAGATATTGATTTTGATTGTCAGATCAATCTGGTGACAACAGATCAGGAAGTTACAGCAATAAGAGAATATATGGACAGTATTGCTGTCAAAAAAAGCTCCATTAAATTTATCTATGTAAAAGATGATATGTCGCATATTTTCGACATCAATGAGGCTTTATCAAAAAATGAACTGATTTGTTTCACAGGAGACCGCTATTTTGAAGGTTCAAAATTCCTCGAAGCCGGTTTACTTGGAAAAAGCGCTAAATTTCCGGCTGGCCCTTTCTTGATAGCCTCCAGACTAAGTGTTCCTGTGGTGTATGTGTATGTAATGAAAGAGAAAAACCTTCATTATCATTTGTATGCCAGAGTAGCGCAAGAGGTTAAAAAACGCGATGCACCTGGGCTTTTAAGCTCATATACCCAAAACCTTGAATCAATGGTTCAGAAATATCCGCTTCAATGGTTCAACTATTTTGATTTTTGGGATGATGTAGAATGATTCTTTTCTTAGGCAGCTTTATCCGTTCTCCGTTCCCGCTTTTTTATTTCTAACGCTTAACCCTTCCAAAATAAAAAGAACTCCACTCGGGCCGGGCTGCAAGCAATCGACATAAAATGATTATGTACATAGAAAGATGATAGAATCTTTGTAAAAAGATACTTCCTTTTGAAGTATTTTAAAGATATTATTCTAAACTGTTTCATAAACTTTTGTACCTTTTGTGGTTAAAACCAGCAATCAAATTTGAAAAAAAATTACGACATATTGGTCATTGGCAGCGGATTGGGAGGTCTAGTTTCGGCACTTATTCTGGCGAAAGAAGGATTGAAAGTCTGTGTACTTGAAAAAAACAATCAATATGGAGGCAACCTGCAGACATTTTCAAGGGATAAACTTATTTTTGATACCGGTGTTCATTATATTGGTGGACTTTCAGAAGGGCAAAATCTTCGTCAGTTTTTTTCTTATTTAGAAATTATTGATGGTCTCGAGCTTCAGAAAATGGACGAAAACGGCTATGACAAAATCACCTTTGAAAATGATGATGTAGAATATCCTCATGCACAAGGATATGCTAATTTTGTAAAGCAGCTCGCAGTATATTTTCCGGAAGAAAAAGAAAATCTGGAAAATTATTGTGAAGAAATCCAAAGAGTTTGCAACAGTTTTCCAAGGTATAATGTGGTGGGAAAAGACAACTATAGCGAAGAAATTCTGCATTTAAATACCAAAAGGCTGCTAGAATCGATTACTTCAAACGAAAAGCTCCAGGCAGTTTTGTTGGGTTCAAATTTTCTTTATGGCGGAGATTCTGAAAATATACCTTTTTATATACATGCGCTGACGGTAAATTCTTACATTCAAAGTGCTTATAAATGTATAAAAGGCGGAAGTCAGATTTCAAAGATACTAATTAAAAAGCTGCGTGAATATGGAGCAGAAGTTTATAAACATGCTGAGGTTTCAGAAATGATTTTTAGTGAAGATAATGTGCTAACTTCAGTTAAAACCAAGTCGGGAAAAGAATATACAGCTAAAAAATTTATCTCCAATATCGAAATTCGTTCGGTAATTCGCTTAATTGGAGAAAAAAGGCTCAAAAAAACGTTTCTCAACAGGGTTTTAAGTTGGGAACCAGTTTCTTCCTGCTTCAGCGTTTATTTGGTTTTAAAACCTAACACAGTTCCTAACTTTAATTATAATATTTTCCATTATTCTTCTAAAGAGCTGGTTTGGAACGCATTTCACTATAAAAAAGAAAACTGGCCGGAAACCTATATGCTTTCGTCTACACCCTCAAAGCCTCATGGTGAATTTGCGGAAAGTTTAACTGCTATTTCGTACATGAATTTTGATGAGGTTGAAGACTGGCAAAATACCATAAATACCATTGCATTTGAGCAGGAAAGAGGTGATGCATACGAAAAATTTAAAACAGAAAAAGCAGAGAAGATGATTGATGCTTTGGAAAAGAAAATTCCGAGTCTTAGAAATTCCATTAAGAACATCTACACTTCTTCACCACTTTCGTATCGCGATTATATCGGGAGTTTTGAAGGTAATATGTATGGTTACATTAAAACTTCCGAAAATCCTTTAAAGACAATGGTTTCTCCACGTACAAAGATTGATAATTTATTCTTAACAGGGCAATCTGTT includes the following:
- a CDS encoding phenylacetate--CoA ligase family protein, with amino-acid sequence MELYPSIEKSSIQEIKIFQEEKLQELLKYLEANSPFYQKLFKENNILVSEIQTLVDLQKIPTTSKNDIQQNNEDFFCVSNDKIVDYSTTSGTLGDPVTFGLSDNDLERLAYNEAISFACAGIQKGDVVQMITTIDKRFMAGLAYFLGLRKMGASVVRMGPGIPELQWDSIFRYKPKYLITVPSFLLKMIDYAEKHGIDYENSSVYGAICIGESIKNQDFTDNILSQKIKEKWNIKLFSTYASTEMSTAFTECEFQIGGHQHPELIITEILDENEKPVKEGESGELTITTLGVEALPLLRFKTGDLVKAHYEPCHCGRNTMRLGAVVGRKQQMIKYKGTTLYPPAMNDILNDFDGILCYQIVIQSNEIGLDEIIIKLSAEREDESFENEVRDHFRAKLRVSPKIELIDFEILSKTVFNPNSRKPINFIDLR
- a CDS encoding NAD(P)/FAD-dependent oxidoreductase → MSKEFVDVLVIGAGPSGCVSSSYLKKNNINVKVVEKTKFPRLVVGESLIPRVMDHFEEAGLFPALDKIGFEKKLGARFLRGDEVCLFDFSDKFGDGWDWTWQVPRADFDQALANEVINKGVDLEFETEVIGIEFNGTDSITTVKNKEGETKEIHAKFVIDSSGYGRVLPRLLDLEKPSKLSPHSAIFAHVEDVNREEGTEGTLISFDIIETEVWLWVIPFSNGNTSVGIVGPTEYIDQLSENGDTAEALRKAISLSDYYVKRFGGVEFLFEPKHLKDYSCSVKKLFGDGFALTGNASEFLDPVFSSGMAFATEGGMTAAKLAIRQLNGEKVDWQTEFADYILYGVNVFTTYVKEWYTGNLQELFFHQPENPDVKRKICAVLAGYVWDKKNTFVRIHDTAIKNLAEFIKTEKVQS
- a CDS encoding HAL/PAL/TAL family ammonia-lyase gives rise to the protein MKIINFLELKDFQRIIIENENIELDEVLLNRVNESFQFLKEFSKNKVIYGVNTGFGPMAQFKISDEDTHQLQYNLIRSHSSGIGNPLPADEVKACMLARLNTLSLGNSGVHESVVFLLKQLINKDIIPLIFEHGGVGASGDLVQLAHLALVLIGEGEVFYKGERKSTKEVFETEGLEPIKVEIREGLALMNGTSVMSGIGIVNAYKANQLTEISIKLSCAINEIVQAYDDHLSEALNGTKLHLGQRKIAEKMRNHLSDSKLIRKRADHLYTHFEEQEKVFKEKVQEYYSLRCVPQILGPVLDTLEYTEKVLENEINSANDNPIIDVENQHVYHGGNFHGDYISLEMDKLKIVVTKLTMLAERQLNYLLNSKINEILPPFVNLGRLGFNFGMQGVQFTATSTTAESQMLSNSMYVHSIPNNNDNQDIVSMGTNAAVICRKVIENAFEVLAIEAITIVQAIDYLDFKDQVSSSTRELYDEIRKIIPTFSNDMVMYPYLEEVKKYLKTM
- the fabG gene encoding 3-oxoacyl-ACP reductase FabG, with translation MKCAIITGGSRGIGRAICIKLAEEKSYHILINYTSNEAAAKETLAKVEELGSTGEILKFDVGNAEETKGVLNIWQENNPKSVVEVIVNNAGITRDGLFMWMPSEDWNSVINTSLNGFYNVTNFFIQKLLRNKYGRIINMVSVSGVKGTAGQTNYSAAKGALVGVTKALAQEVAKRNITVNAVAPGFIKTDMTQDFNEDELKAMIPANRFGEAEEVADLVAFLASKKSSYITGEIININGGIYS
- a CDS encoding beta-ketoacyl-[acyl-carrier-protein] synthase family protein; protein product: MENRVVITGMGIYSCIGTSLEEVKESLYQGKSGIVLIDERKEFGFRSGLSGVVPKPDLKNLLNRRQRVSMGEESEYAYIATFDALKQANIDQDFLDNNEVGILYGNDSVSKAVVESIDIAREKKDTSLMGSGAIFKSMNSTVTMNLSTIFKLRGINLTVSAACASGSHSLGLAYMMIKNGFQDIIVCGGAQETNKYSMASFDGLGVFSVRENEPTKASRPFDSDRDGLIPSGGAASLIVESLESAHKRGAAILGEIVGYGFSSNGGHISTPNIDGPALAMNRALKQSGLEVKDIDYINAHATSTPIGDANEAKAIHEIFGNEVPVSSTKSMTGHECWMAGASEVIYSILMMQNDFIAPNINLENPDEEAKKINLISETKNQKIDVFLSNSFGFGGTNSALIVKKFD
- a CDS encoding acyl carrier protein: MEREKIITIANDFLINEFEVDEDEISSDANFKKTVGLDSLDYIDMVVVIESNFGVKLGEADFKNIVTFNDFYSVIENKIIEKSA
- a CDS encoding LpxL/LpxP family acyltransferase, whose product is MNKWKGKSKGTILGYRIFVWCIRNIGIRSSYFVLYFVAAYYSFFEKKSNQYISYYFQKRLNYGYFNSKISIFKSYFTFGKILIDKTAISVGLRNRFTYEFDGVENLKNLLTEKKGGILISAHIGNFEIAEYFFADIDFDCQINLVTTDQEVTAIREYMDSIAVKKSSIKFIYVKDDMSHIFDINEALSKNELICFTGDRYFEGSKFLEAGLLGKSAKFPAGPFLIASRLSVPVVYVYVMKEKNLHYHLYARVAQEVKKRDAPGLLSSYTQNLESMVQKYPLQWFNYFDFWDDVE
- a CDS encoding phytoene desaturase family protein codes for the protein MKKNYDILVIGSGLGGLVSALILAKEGLKVCVLEKNNQYGGNLQTFSRDKLIFDTGVHYIGGLSEGQNLRQFFSYLEIIDGLELQKMDENGYDKITFENDDVEYPHAQGYANFVKQLAVYFPEEKENLENYCEEIQRVCNSFPRYNVVGKDNYSEEILHLNTKRLLESITSNEKLQAVLLGSNFLYGGDSENIPFYIHALTVNSYIQSAYKCIKGGSQISKILIKKLREYGAEVYKHAEVSEMIFSEDNVLTSVKTKSGKEYTAKKFISNIEIRSVIRLIGEKRLKKTFLNRVLSWEPVSSCFSVYLVLKPNTVPNFNYNIFHYSSKELVWNAFHYKKENWPETYMLSSTPSKPHGEFAESLTAISYMNFDEVEDWQNTINTIAFEQERGDAYEKFKTEKAEKMIDALEKKIPSLRNSIKNIYTSSPLSYRDYIGSFEGNMYGYIKTSENPLKTMVSPRTKIDNLFLTGQSVNMHGILGCTIGAFNTCAEILGKEVIDERLTQMINKNNGKKGK